TTTAGGCGGTGGCAATCCAATACGATCATCAGGCCCTGGCGCTGGGCTTCTTGAATCACCAGATCCATAACTTCAAGGGGCGTTTTGCCCTGCAATTCGCGGTTGCTGCCGATAGAAAAATCCACACCGCTGATGGTTTGCGATCGCAGCGATTGAATCGAGAATGGCAGGCGAATCACGTTGTAGCCCAGGCTGCGAATCTGCGCCAGCATTTGCTTATAGTCGCGGGCCCAAAGTCCATGCGGCGCGTGTGTTTCTGTCTCGATGCCAAACCAGTTCACCCCGCGCAGCAGGAGCGTTTTGCCCGAAGCGTCGAGAATCTGTGAGCCACGGGTCGAGAGCGGAGTTTGCACGACTGTAGAGGCGATCGCCACGGGTGAACCCGACAACCCCGACGGCAACAGGCGGAGCGTGAAGCCAACGGTGAGCAACAGTGACAAACCAAACAGCAGGAAGCCTTTCAGGCCTTTGCCGAGTCTCCATTGCCGTTTGGTCAAAAAACCGTCTGCGTCTTGATGTCCCCTCTGGCGTCGTCCTCCCCGATCGATAAACCCACCTCGAAAGATCTGCGTGAGTTTTCTGCTCATGGTTGTTAAGTCCTCCATCGAAAGACGTATTGGAGAGTGCAAGACACTCAGAAGATGTACCACCTGATTCAAAAATGACCTCTTTCCTCTACATAGGTTTCCGCAAAACTCCGGGAAGCTTGAATTCTTCCTAAAGCAAGATTCAAGTTTTGATAAAGAAACCTAATTCGGTGATTTTTCGGATGGTTTCATCACAGAAAATACTTTGGAAGAATCTCGGAGAATTCTCTGTGCGGCATGTATTTATCCAGAAATCTCAATTGCTTTGAAGGCTGATGTGGAGATTGAAGGTGAGCCGAATAATTCTCTGAAAATTAGTGCTTCATGCCTGCTTTATTTTTCATGTATTTGATAAAGCTTTGGAAAAGTATTGGAAAAGAATCCGAAAAGCCTCCAGCAAATTGAAGCGTTAATATTCAAGAGATGGGATTTTCGATTCTGGTATTGTTCCAGCATTTATTGATGGACGATCGCCCCTCTTGCCAGGAAATTGAAAGTTCTTCAAAACCGTATTTTGTCCAATCTTATACAGTTTTTCTCGAAATGATCAGGTTTACAGTCACTCTATGGATAGCTACGTATAGTTAGCTCTCTATATCAGTTAAGGATCTGTTCCATAGAAACCTCTGCCTCTAGCAAAAGACGTACGGATATAAGTTAACTAAAGCGCCTGTTCTTTGCTCTAGATCATTTCTGTCTCAGGTGGCGAAATGAGTGTTTATATAGAGCGCGATATGAAAGTTTACTTGAGCTTTAAACGCAAGACTGTGCTCTTTACGAAAGGCATACCCAAGCCCCTTGGTCTACGGGTTAGTTTTGTAAGTAAGCAGATGTCTTCCCAAACTCTAGCCACCAGGGTATCGTTACGCAGCACGGGTTGTACCACGACTTGAAAGTGGGCATGTCTAACAGGGATGACGATTTCACGTAGTTAGCCGCTTCTATATTTCTGTTGTTTTTTGGTTCCTGAACTATGAGCTTTCCACGTACTTTACTGTCCTCGTCACTGCTCGCAGGTGTTGTGTTTTCGGCAGCTACGCTTCCTATGGCTGCAATGGGTTCTCAGCCCCTAACGGTTCATTTAGAGAACCAGCCCATTTTCGCAGGGCAACTTAAGGAGCTATCGGGGCCCTACCTGGGGCTTGCAACGGCAGTCAGTCTGGGTGCTGGTGTGACGGCTCTGGCGCTGATGAGCTGGAGCAATTCTTCTCGGAAGCTAAGCAAGGCAGAGGATGAAGTGTCTGACCTACGTCAGCAGCTAAAAGATAAGGAAAACGAATTGGAAAGCCTGCGATTTTCGGAGACGCGGCTGGCTTCGGCAGGTCTGGAGTCTTTCCTGGATGAGGTGGAGACTGTTTCTCCTGCGGCTGAACTACTTCAGCACTCGCTGGCGCAGGTCGAAGTGGAACAGCGAGCCACGGTTGCGGTTAGCAAGCAAGCAGAATTAGTCAGCCTTGAGCCAATCAAGCGCCATGCGATTTCTGCCGAAGCGGCTCAGCCTGCTTCTCTCGAAGCGACGGTCGAAAGTGTGTCTCAGGCGCTAAAGGGTGCGGACAGCCCCGCTCAGATCGACGACTTGCTGAATCATCTGAAGCAAATGATGGCTCAGATGGAAAACCTGAAAGCAGAGCAGCCCGCGCAAAAGCAGCAGACCCGCTTTACTCGTGTGCCCAACACGGTATGGCAACAGCAGCGCCTTGCATCCTAATCTGTCTGTAAGCCAGGTTCGTCTCTCATCTTTGTCTCTGATTTAGAATCCCTGCTGGGTAAAACCTTGCGGGGATTCACACTTTTTAGTGCATTGCCCCCATAGAAACCGGACTAGGGCTTCAGCAGCGTGGCTGACCACAAGCGGGAAAGGGGTAGACCGACTTGGCGATGGGCCGCCTCGATGAGTGCCGGATCGGGCGCATTGAGTTCCGACAGGATCAGGGTTTGGTCTGGCGAAACGTGCGATCGCACCCATTCCACGCCCCGCTCTGCATAACAAGGCAGCAAGCGCTGGGTGATAACTTGCCACTGCGCCTGCTGCTCTGGCTCCGAAAGTCCCGCTGGATAGGCGATCTCAGCCACCACCAGCGCAGACTCGTTCCCCACAGGCGGAATACCCTCCGGTTCGCGGAGATGGTCAACCCACATCTTTTCAAAGGGAAGATAAGCCGTGCGGTAGGACATGCGGACGGCTTCGGCATCAGGAGCCTCAAAGCTGCAAATCATGCGGCGGCGATCGCCTGACAGCAGGGAATATCGCCAGGTTGCCTTTCGCGCTGCCAAACAGGGAAACACTCGATTTCCTTCGTCTGCCAGAACCTCTGGCGTGATGGGAGCGGGGCGATCGGTTTCAACAATAATGAGGGTCATGGCGCTTTTTTCAGAGCAACGGCATGGGGATGCATCAGGGACATCTGGTGTCGGGTTTGGGCAACGGCGGCGCGGGCGCGGCGGCTGAGATCGGCGACGCTGATTTGCGGATAGAACTGCTGGAACAGATCCATTGCCTGCTGCTGAGCCGCGCCGACGGCGTTGGGGTCGGGGGCAATTTCGGCAACTCGCAGCCAGCCCTGCACCAGCAGCGCCCACGCCAGTGCCAAATCGACTGGTTGATCAATTGCCTGGGCTTCGGACAGCGCCACGGCTGCTCTCTCAATGGCTTGGGCGGGGCGATCGCCCGCTAGATCCACTTCGGCGGCGCTGCTCAGCAGATAAGACAGCGTTCGTCGGTTGTCTAGCTGTCGCAGGGCGATGATCGCCCGCTCGATTGCAGCTTCGGCATTCGGTTCCTGCAAATGATATTGGGCTAGCGCGGTAAGCGCATCTGCCACGGCGGACTCGCTGCCCTGCCCCTGGATCTGCGAAGCAACGGAGGCGATCGCCTGACTGTAGGCCAGGGCTGCCGCTGGGTCTCCCGCTTCCAGTTCGGTGATGGCCAGATAGCTCAGCACCCAGCATTCGCGCCAATGATCCTGCTCCTGCTGCGCGATCTCGTAGGCCCGTTGCAGCAGTTCCCGCCCTTCGTCATAGCTGCCCGTGTGCAGCCGCACGCGCCCCAGCCCGCCGTACAAATCCGCCGACTCCTGCCCCACTCGCGCCGCCAGCGATCGCGCCTCTTCCAGCAGCGCCTCTGCCCGCGCCATCTCCCGCCCCACTTCCGCCAAACAGGAACCGCTGGATGCCAGGGCGCGGGCCGTCATCAGGGGACTGGCCAACCGCCCAATTTCTACGACTCGCTCAGAATGCTGCTGCACATGGGCAAAATTGCTGTACTGAAAGTTCAGAATCATAAGCACTTCCAGCCCCGCCATCTCCGCTTCCGAGAGGCCCAGCCGATGGGCTTCTTGCACCAGTTCTTGAACTTCTGCCTCCAGGGGCGCTACCCGATCAGCGGGAACTCCAGCAAACATCAGCACTTGCAGCAGTTCGATATGCAGCCGAACGCGGGTGCGCTGATCTAGCACCTGACAATGCTGAATTCCGCGTAGAGCAAGTTCTGCGGCTTCGGCATAGGCAAACAGCTTGAGCGAATAATTGGCCGCCGCCAAACAGGCCGCCGCCGCCAAAGCGCGATCGCCCCCCAATGCGGCGTGATGTGCGATTTCTGCCGCCAGAGCCGGGTCTTGACCTGCCCGCTGGTGCAGCTTTTGGGAAATCTGGAGATGCAGCAAGCGACGACGGGGCTCCGACAGTTGCCGATAGGCCACCTGCCGCACGATGTCATGGGCAAAGTCGTATCGCATTTCCTTCCCGTGGGACGCGCTAGCTCGAATCAGGCTTTCCCGCTCTAGCTGCTCGATACCCGTCAGCAGCTTAGACAGCGGCGCATCGGCAATCTCAGACAGCGTGGTGGGGTCAAAGGTTCTGCCCAGTGCGGCCGCCCAGGGAATCAGTTCGCGAGCATAGTCGTCCAGCCGTTGCAGGCGATCGCCAATCAGCAGTTCCAAACTATCGGCGTGGGTCGCCTCGCCCACAGACAGCGCCCGCGCAATTTCCAGCGCAAACAGCGGATTGCCGCCGCTGTCGATAAACACCTGCTGCATTTTCTCTGGCGACCAGTCCAGATCTGGAAGCGCGTAAACACTGCGAATCAGCGCCGCCGTTTGCTTTGGCTCTAGCGGTTGCAGCGCCAACGTCAGCAGGCGCCGTTCTCGCCGCAGCGCCTGCAATCCCCGAAGTACGACTGCATTGTCGTCTAGCTCTTTAGAGCGGGCGGTGCAGGCAAAAAAGACAGAATGCTGACTCAGCAGCCGAATGGCATAGTGCAACAACGATGACGATGCTTCATCGATCCATTGAATATCGTCCAAAACAATCAGAACGGAACGCTGGCTGGAACAGAGCGTGGAAATAAACTGAACCACGCTGTCGAATAGATAGCTGCGATCCGACGGACTGCGATCGGAACTTTGCGATGAAGGACTCGACTCACTGAGTAGGTAAGTCAAATCTTCTGGTATTTGCACGTTGGCATTCGTCACAAACGCACGCAGCGCATCAATCCATACGCCATAGGGACGCACGATTTCCGCTTCAAAGCCACGCCCCCACAGAACGCACTGATTCCGCTGCTGAAACTGCTCCTGGATTGCTTGCAGCAGGCGCGTTTTGCCAATGCCCGGCTCCCCCGTCAGCAGCAGTACCGGGCGATCGCCCAGGGTGTCCAAAGCTACATTATCCGGCGAATTCTCTGCCCTTATCCACTGCTGGATGGTGGCCCATTCGTGGGTTCGCCCAATCAGCGGGCTAGGCTGCTGCGCTGCCGATGCAGGAGACAGCAGGGCGGCGCTGTCCAGCGGGCGATCGCCCCCAGAAGCCGTTGCGATACTGCCTGCAAGACTGCCTGCAAGACTGCTAACTGGCTCATCGTCTGCATTGAGGATTTGGTCATACAGCTTGCGGAGGGTGGGGCCAGGGTCAACGCCCAATTCCTCCCGCAGCAGCGTCATACAGTGATGATAGACCTGGAGTGCGTTGGCGCGATCGCCATTCAGCCAGTGCAGATGCATCAGCGTCGCGTGGGCGGCTTCGTTGAGCGGGTCGCTCCGCAGTACCTGCTGAGCATAGGCGATCGCCGTGCCATAGTCTTGCCGCGCTTTGAACAGCGCGATAGTCTGCTGCAATGCCCGCCTGTGAGTTTGCTGGAGGCGATCGCGCTTTGGCTCAATCCACTCATCTGTGCAGCCAGGTAGCAGGTCGCCCTGGTATAGAGATAGGGCAGCTTCTAAGTGCGATCGCGCGATGTCGGGTTCGGTCGCTTGGGCAGCAAGCTTTACCGCATTCTCAAATTCCGCCACATCCAGAAAAATGGGAGCGCTGGGCGACCATTGCAGCGTTTTGGCATCTGCCAGCAGCACCGTATCTGGTTCTGGTAGGGCTTGCCGCAGGTGGGAAAGGGCCTTTCGCAGGTTAGAGCGAGACTGGGATTCGGTGGAATCGGGCCAGAGGTGAAAGGCAAGGCGCTGGCGAGGCTGCGGCGTGTGGCGATGCAGCAACAAATACGCCAGGAGAGCCTGCTGGCGATCGCTGCCAATACCCAACGAAACCTGTCGCTCATCGGTGATGGCAAAGTCTCCGAGCAATTTAATGTGCAACCTGGGAGGCATAGCATCACCCGCTCAAGTGCGTCGTTCTGGAACCTCCTGCTGGAACCTCCTGCTGGAACCCCTTACGAGTCTGCGTCCAGGCTATTGGTTCAGACTAATAGCCCAGAGTGTTAGTCCAGACTCTATAACCCAGACTCTATAGCCAAGACCATTAGTCCAGATAGTCCAGACCATTAGTCCAGATAGTGCAAAGCATTGTCAGGATTTTACCCCATGCCTGAAATTTCCTATGTTTGTGCGTCAGCACTGCGGGGCGATCGCTCCATTTTAGAATCCAAGCAAGGAACGCTGCTGCGGGCCCCAACTACGGCTGCACTGTCCCATCGGGCAGAATCGCGCCCTGAAAAACAGCGCCGTCCTGGGTTGCGCCGTCTAGCTTGGCCCCGCTGAGGTCGCTGCCGCTAAAGTCGGCATTGCTGAGATTGGCATTGGTAAAGTCTGCGTTCCGCAAGAAAGTATTCTTCAAACTGGCACCGGAGAGATTTGCACCGCTGAGGTTTGCAGAGGGCAGCGCAGCACGGTTGAGGTCTGCGTTGCTCAGATTTGCGCCGCTGAGGTTGGCGGTGTCGAGCAGCGCCTCGCTGAGATTGGCACCGTTTAGGTCAGCGCCGCTGAGATTGGCGCGATTTAGCTTGGCACTTTTGAGATCCGCATTGGCCAGCGCCTTGCCCTGCAAATCGCACTCGATACATTCTTTGGTGTCAGCAAGGCGAGCCTGGGGGTCGGGGCTGGCGCAACTGCTGAGGAGCAGGAGAGAGAGGGCGATCGCCCCTATATGCACTGCCATTCGCCCCGCTTTGGCACAGATCTGGGAAGCTGGCCCCAGCCTAGCCTGGTTAGGCAACCCAAAGGGCGCTCCAAAATTACGGGTTTTCATAAGGAACCAGTCCCAACGTGTCTGCATAGAATCGATGGATAGCCTTCAGCCTGATTATTCGCTTTAGGACTTACGCACTTGCAATAAGCTTTCTGGGTTTTAGACAATTTCTCTCGAGCAAAGCCTCTCTCGCGAGCGCAGCCCGCGAGAAATTGTCCAACTGCGATTATCCAACTACGTAAGTCCTATGCATTTTCGATTCTCTATCACATCGACTGGCAGCGCGGCGCTGATCCAGAAATCTTCAGGAAGGCAGTAGGTCTTAGCCAACCCCAGCACCAAAATCTCGCCAAACGCCAATCAGCATTCCCTGGATTTGCACATCTGAAGCGGGTCTTTCGATGGGGTCGTACTTGGAGTTGGCGGGCTTCAGCGTGACCTTGTTGCCGCGCCGATAGAAATACTTCAGGGTATTGCCTTCTCCTTCAACCCGCGCTGCAACAATCGTGCCGTTCTTGAGCTTGTCTGGTTCTTTCACCGGACGCATAATCACCACATCGCCATCGGCAATTAGGGCCTCGATCATGCTGTCGCCCGTCACCCGCAGCGCATAATCCTGCGGCTTAAGCTGCATACCAGAAATGTCGAGGAACTCTGTATCGCCCGTCGCGGGTTCCAGCGCTCCCCCTGCAAACACCTCACCCCGAATCGGTACGCCTTGGGTAACCCCGTGGAGCAGGCGCAGCGTCCGGGCCTTGCCCCGCGTCCAGTCGATATAGCCCTTGTTTTGCAGATGTTCCAGGCGGCTCTGAATCGGCGCGGGCGATCGCAACCCCATTGCCTGCATCATCTGGCGGATAGAGGGGGCGTGCTGATTTTCGCGGATGTATTCCACCAACCAGTCGTAGAGTTCCTGCTGGACTTCGGTTAAGGGTTCCATAGCGCTTTGGAGAAAGGCGAATTGATGAGGAGTGATTTGGAGCTACACCCTTAAAGAACAGGTGTACCAAAACTTTTTCATTCTGTCTAGCCTTTCAGACAAAAAGACAGCAATATTCACAATTAAATTTGCTTATGGTTCGGTTGCGACTGAATGAACGGCTGCATCACGCTGCCGCACACTAGTGTCTGTAGACTAAAAAGACTAGGCAGTGTCTTAAAACTTTCTAGGTCGTTGATTGCCTTGAGTCGATCCCCCTAAATCCCCGCGCTTACGCGCCGCTTCGCTAGAAATAAGGGGGACTTCCGGAGTGGTTCGGCTCGGTTCCCCCCTTTTTAAGGGGGGGGCTAGGGGGGATCGAGGGTTTTAGAAGGGTTTTAAAACATGCCCTAGGAAAGAGTCGGCGTTTCCCTGAGTTGGCTCATTTGCCGACTGGCTGACTTGCCCACTTGCACCCTGGCCCATGCGAACACCCCTTGCCTGGTCAAACCTGACCTATGAACGTCGCCGCCTGCTAACGGCGATCGCCGGAGTGGCATTTGCGGTGCTGCTGATGTTCATGTTTCGCGGATTTGAGAACGCACTCTACGACAGCCAAGTGCAGTTGCTCAAGGTGCTAAACGGCGAAATTATCGTGGTGAATCGGCTGAAATACACCATGTTTATTCCGGCACAGTTTGCCCGGCGACGGCTATATCAGGCGCAGGCCTTTGACGGCGTGGAGGCGGCCTATCCGCTCTATGTCCGCGATGGCGCTGCCTGGAAGAATCCCGAAACCAAGGCGGTACGGCCGCTGCGGGTGTTGGCGTTTAACCCCAATGACCCCGTGCTGACGATTCCCGAAGTGTTGGCCAGCCAGGAGGCGCTGAAGTTGCCTTGGACGGTGATTGTGGACGAGAAATCGCGCGCAGAGGTGGGAACCGTAACGACGGGCACAGTGACGGAACTGGCGGAGCAGCAGGTACAGGTTGTGGGAACCTACGCGCTGGGAACGGACTTTGCCTCTGCCAATGGCAATGTGATCATGAGCGATCAGAACTTTTTGCGCTATTTTGCCAGCCTGGGGCCGGAGGAGCAGAGCCGCGACCTGAACACGGTGGACATCGGGCTGCTGAGGGTGCGGCCCGGGGCGGATGTGGATGCGATCGCCCGCACTCTGCGCGACCAGTTGCCCAAAGACGTGGCCGTGTTGACCAAGCCAGAGTTCGTAGACATGGAGTTGGATTACTGGCGCAACAACACCGCCATCGGCTTTGTGTTCACGCTGCTAACCATCATGAGCTTCGTCGTCGGCATCATCCTGGTCTACCAGATTCTCTACACCGATGTCGCCGACCACTGGACGCAGTACGCCACCCTGAAGGCGATCGGCTATTCCAATCGTTATCTGCTGGGTGTGGTGTTTCAACAGGCGCTCTTGCTGGGCGTGATGGGCTTTATTCCTGGCTATCTGATTGCGCTGGTGCTGTATCGGCTCACGGCCAACGCCACAGGGCTGCTGATGCAGATGACGCTGGGGCGCGGGCTGAATACCTTACTGGCGACAGTGGTGATGTGCCTAATTTCGGGGGCGATCGCCATTCGCAAGGTGCAATCGGCCGACCCCGCAGAGGTGTTTGGAAATTAGATGCTTGGGAGCCTTGCAGGGAATTGTCAGGCGGAGCTGTGTCCTCTGCCCCGCAAGGCGTGGATGGGTTATGGCGATCGCCCAGCGCCTCTACCTGTCGGAACACCTGCTAAACACACTGTTAAATTTCATGTCATCTGCCTCTTCGCCCAGCTCCAGGTGTCTGGCTGAACGGAAGCGGTTATCCTCGGTAGACGATGGGGTTTGATTCTGCTGTAGCAATCGCGGCTAAGGGGAATTGTTGAACGATGGCAAGAGGGATTATGCAAAAAGCGCAACTTTTCAATGCGTTTTTTGCATAGCAGATCTGGCAAATCCCTGCTATTTACGTTAACTATGAGAAAGAAATTGCAGGTCACCTAACCGAGGCATTATCGGCTCGACTCATGAACAGCACTCAGCCCGACACGAAGCGCGTTGACACTCCGCCTACCGGAGTTAAGTTAGAGCAAAAGCCCGATTCTGTTACCAGTCCAGTTGATGTTGATCCAGTTGATTTTGACCAGTGGGCGATCGCCGTTCGCCAGCAAATGCTAGACGCACTCCGCAAGCGCGGCACCCGCTACTAGCCGCGCCAGTTGTCTATTCCCGTTGTCTATTCCCTAAGTCAATAACGCCAGGGCTTACGCACTTGCAATAAGTTTTCTGGATTTCGGACGACTTCTCGTGGCCACAGCCTGCGCGAAATCGCCCAACTGCGTAAGTCCTAAAGGCATTGCACCCGCTACCGAACCTGCTGCAAAGTTTCCTCGTATTTTTGAATCGCACGGTGGGCGATCGCCCGCCAGTCGTAATGATCGCGGGCCCAGTGCTGGGCGGCGATGCCGCGCTGTGGGCGGTCGGCGGCTTGCAGGGCGATCGCCAGCGTGTGGGCCAGGGCACGAGGTTCGCAGGGCACAACCCAGCCCGCCTGCGCCTGGGTCACGTCTTCGTGCAGCGGCACTGCGTCGGACACCACCACGGGCAGCCCCGCCGCCATCGCTTCGGCAACGGCAATCCCAAAGTTCTCGTAGTAGGACGGCAGCACAAACAGATCTGCCGCCAGCAGCAGATCGCGCCGTGCCTGGGCGGACACGAACCCGGTCTGGGTGGTGCAAGCCCGCAGCGGAGAGGCATTTAGGCGATCGCCCACTTGCTTTTCGTAATCGGGATTCTGGGGGTTGCCGCCTGCCAGAATCCAGTGAAACGGGATGCCCGCTGCCTGCACCTGCTCTAGCGCGGGTATCAGCAGATCTAGCCCTTTTTTGGGGTCGAGCCGCGAAAGAAACAGCACCACTGGGCGATCGGGCGGAATGGCGAGGCGATCGCGCACGGTCTGGGCGATTCCCGTAGAGATTGCTTCGCGAATCGCCCGTCGTTCGGCAGGCGCAGCGGCAAACTCCGCCAGATCTACCCCCAGTGGCAAAATCCAGTCCCGCAAGGTTAGCCCAAACCGCTCGGCAGTAGCCGCCTCCTGGCGACTGGTAAAGTGAACTGCCGCCGCCCCCGCCAGGTTTTGCCGCTCGATGAGCGTGGCATAAAGCTGCTTCAGCCGCCGCTTTTTTTGCAGATCGATGGGGTCGAGCGTGCCCAGCGGCCGCAGGACATAGGGCAGGTGTCGCGTGCGGGCGATCGCCGCTGCGGTCGAGCTGACGGGCGAAAACAGCGCGTGGATATGGGCCAGGTCAAACGCCGCCGTCTGGGTTGCCAGCCACCCCAGCAGCCCCGCCGAAAACTTGTAGCGCCGCCAGCCCGTCCGCCGAAAGTAGCGAATCTCATACCCATCCTGCGCCATAGGCACGCCCAGCGGCACCGCCAGCGGCGCTTGTCCTGAATCCCCATTGGCATCCGTCGTCAGGATCGTCACCGCCACCCCGGCCGCCGCCAGCGCCTTCGATAAGCCTGCGATCATCTGGCTAGGGCCGCCGTAGACGGGAGAAATGGCAGGAATGATGTGGACAAGGCGCATTAAGGGATGGGGGAATCGGGTCACATCATGAAATCACATCACAAGATCACATTATGAAATCACGTCATGCAGATAACATCACTTAGTCATTACTTGGTCATTATCTGGTTATTACTCGATCATTACCTGGTCATTATTTGATTATTACTCGATCATTACTTGGTCATTACTCGATCATTACTTGGTCATAGAACGCAAGCTGCTTTTCCGCTAGGACGCGATTGGTAAAGTGGGCGATCGCCCGCTGGTGGCCACGGGCGGCCAGGTCGTCGGCCAGGGCAGGGCGCTGCATGAGGGACTGGAGGCGATCGCGCAAGGCGGCCACCTGGCCTTCAGGAAACACCAGCCCCGCATCGCCAATGACGTGGGGAATTTCGCCAGAGTCGGAGCCGATTACCGGAACCCCACAGGCCATTGCCTCGATCAGCACATGGCCAAACTGCTCCTTCCAGTGGGGCGTGGTTTCCGACGGCAGCACCAGCGCATTCATGACGTTGAGATAGCGCGGAATGTCGGCATGGGGCACAGACTCAACCCATCGGAGGCGATCGCCCAACCCCGCCTGCTGCATCCGCGCCACCACCTCTGCCCGCAGCGGGCCCCGCCCCACCAACAGCCAGCGCCAGGGCAACTCAGGCAGCCCCGCCAGCGCCTCTGCCAGGGTTCGCAGTCCCTTTTCTGGCACAAAGCGCCCGATATAGCCCACGGTAAATTCTTCGGGACAGTCTTTGGGCAAAAGGCCAAGTGCCGCCGCCCACTCCGGCTGGGGACGGGGGCAAAACTGCTGCTCATTTACCCCAAGCTGGGGCAGCACGGTGACTGGGCCACAGTAGCCGCGCTGTCGCAGAATCGCCGCCGCATCCCGATTTCCGGCGATCGCCCCGTCGGTGTGGTGCAGGTTATAACGCTCCAGCCAGAGCAGCGGCGGCCGCAGTCTGTAGGGCAAATTCCACCAGGTAAACAGCACCCGCTTTGCGCCCAGCTTTAGCAGCCGATTCAGCGCAATCAACTGGGCATAGGCCAGGGACTTTGTCCCCTGCTCCACCTGAATCACGTCCGGTGGATGCTGCCGCAGCAGGGACACCAATTCGGTGCGAAAGCAGAGCAAGCCCTGATGCGTCTGGCTAAAGTTGCCCACGGGCACGACGCGGAAGTTGCCCTGGTCATAGCCCTGGGGACGAATCGTGCCGCCCACCACGCCGCCCGGTTTCCAGGTGCGCGGCACGATCACAGTAATATCCAAGGGTTTGCCCCCATCAACCGCCAGCGCCGCCATCACCTTCAGCTTGTCGCAATTCAGATCCACGATGTAGGTGTGGCTGACGACCCAAAGGCGCATCTAGGGCGAAACCTGGCAATAGGTGTTGACCTCATCCACCAGCGGGCTTTCCTGATTGGCGGCGGTGAGAAACTCCTGATGGGCGGCTCTGGCAGCCTCAAAGTTTTCCTGCTGAAGCGCGGTGGAGACTTTGCGGGCGGCGGTGATGATCTGGTCGTAGAGGGTCAGCAGTTGTCCCTTATAGTCATTCAATTGGGCATCGCTGAGGTCTACAGCAGATACGGCAGCCTTACCCTGCTCGAAGCGGTCGGCAACGGCGGAGAATGCCTGGTCATTGGGTTGGCTATTGGCTTGCACCACCGCCTGCACCTCCGCGACTGTGCCGTTCACCACCTGCGATAGCCGATTGCACTGAGCCAGCTTGCTTTCGCTACAGCCTGTGGTGAGGAGGGCGATCGCCAGTCCACTGGCCCAAACGCCGCGGCGAGATGGTCTTGCCCGACCAGAAGGGCGATCGCCTCCAGTCATAGCCCGCCTTGCATCCGGTGTTGCCGTTCGCAATGTTGAAATCACCATAGAGAGGGCCCCAGAAACTTGGCTCTGGAAAATGCAGTCCGGCTCGATAATAGCAAGCTCCGATGGCCGCCGCTACTGCAAATATCGCCGAGGTGCTGACTCCTGGCGCAGGACAATTGACGAGGGCGATCGCATCCAGTACAAACGTCCATCAGGCTGCAATTCGATTCCTATCAGTGCAGCTTGCCTTTCCCCCGAAATTTTGGTCGTTTAGTCACCTACGGTATTGGCAGGTG
The Thermoleptolyngbya sichuanensis A183 DNA segment above includes these coding regions:
- the hpsP gene encoding hormogonium polysaccharide biosynthesis glycosyltransferase HpsP; the protein is MRLVHIIPAISPVYGGPSQMIAGLSKALAAAGVAVTILTTDANGDSGQAPLAVPLGVPMAQDGYEIRYFRRTGWRRYKFSAGLLGWLATQTAAFDLAHIHALFSPVSSTAAAIARTRHLPYVLRPLGTLDPIDLQKKRRLKQLYATLIERQNLAGAAAVHFTSRQEAATAERFGLTLRDWILPLGVDLAEFAAAPAERRAIREAISTGIAQTVRDRLAIPPDRPVVLFLSRLDPKKGLDLLIPALEQVQAAGIPFHWILAGGNPQNPDYEKQVGDRLNASPLRACTTQTGFVSAQARRDLLLAADLFVLPSYYENFGIAVAEAMAAGLPVVVSDAVPLHEDVTQAQAGWVVPCEPRALAHTLAIALQAADRPQRGIAAQHWARDHYDWRAIAHRAIQKYEETLQQVR
- a CDS encoding glycosyltransferase, whose amino-acid sequence is MRLWVVSHTYIVDLNCDKLKVMAALAVDGGKPLDITVIVPRTWKPGGVVGGTIRPQGYDQGNFRVVPVGNFSQTHQGLLCFRTELVSLLRQHPPDVIQVEQGTKSLAYAQLIALNRLLKLGAKRVLFTWWNLPYRLRPPLLWLERYNLHHTDGAIAGNRDAAAILRQRGYCGPVTVLPQLGVNEQQFCPRPQPEWAAALGLLPKDCPEEFTVGYIGRFVPEKGLRTLAEALAGLPELPWRWLLVGRGPLRAEVVARMQQAGLGDRLRWVESVPHADIPRYLNVMNALVLPSETTPHWKEQFGHVLIEAMACGVPVIGSDSGEIPHVIGDAGLVFPEGQVAALRDRLQSLMQRPALADDLAARGHQRAIAHFTNRVLAEKQLAFYDQVMIE